From one Gracilibacillus salinarum genomic stretch:
- the rnc gene encoding ribonuclease III, whose product MSDLKLLQKELNIWFKDEKLLRQAFTHSSYVNEHRKKNLLDNERLEFLGDAVLELGVSQYLYREFGHFAEGDLTKLRASIVCEPALVTFAETLDFSKYVLLGKGEEMTGGRNRPALLADVFEAFIGALYLDQGYDQVIHFLKKYVYPEITTGVFSHTMDYKSQLQETVQQHKNRLVEYSIVDEKGPAHDREFFAVVTINGQTAGKGVGRTKKEAEQRAAKQALDALPQ is encoded by the coding sequence GTGTCAGATTTGAAATTGCTTCAGAAGGAACTGAATATTTGGTTTAAAGATGAAAAACTATTAAGACAAGCTTTTACTCATTCATCTTATGTGAATGAGCACCGGAAAAAGAATCTGCTTGATAATGAGAGATTGGAATTTTTAGGTGATGCTGTATTGGAATTAGGTGTTTCTCAATACCTTTACCGAGAATTCGGTCATTTTGCTGAAGGGGATTTAACGAAACTTCGAGCATCCATTGTATGTGAACCAGCACTCGTCACATTCGCGGAAACGTTAGACTTTAGTAAATACGTATTATTGGGCAAAGGTGAAGAAATGACAGGTGGCCGTAATCGTCCCGCTCTTCTGGCAGATGTTTTTGAAGCATTTATAGGTGCTTTATACTTGGATCAAGGGTATGATCAGGTGATTCATTTCTTGAAGAAATATGTCTATCCTGAGATTACAACCGGTGTTTTTTCTCATACGATGGATTATAAAAGTCAATTGCAAGAAACTGTACAACAGCATAAAAATAGATTAGTGGAGTATAGTATTGTTGATGAAAAAGGACCTGCACATGATCGGGAATTTTTCGCTGTTGTCACTATCAACGGACAGACTGCTGGAAAAGGTGTTGGCAGAACCAAAAAGGAAGCAGAACAACGCGCAGCCAAACAAGCCCTCGATGCACTTCCACAATAA
- a CDS encoding DUF1128 domain-containing protein — MHLEEKTEENLAYIIQEMGRMLQVVNDSIMNPDDYDMKHYDELKELYDLLKQKGGLTVAETQAFITELRQYRK; from the coding sequence TTGCATTTAGAAGAAAAAACAGAAGAAAATTTAGCTTATATCATTCAGGAAATGGGAAGAATGCTGCAAGTCGTCAATGATTCGATTATGAATCCGGACGATTATGATATGAAGCATTATGATGAGCTTAAAGAACTCTATGATTTACTTAAACAAAAAGGCGGCTTAACCGTAGCAGAAACACAAGCCTTTATCACTGAATTACGACAATACCGAAAATAA
- the smc gene encoding chromosome segregation protein SMC, which yields MEGKKNVQSSKWQHLYEERSELVQAVERTEAVVNQESKALQEVQESYQQTERKVSAEDKMLDDMQQKLYKGYQMLENLKSKKEMLEDLKEDFQGFYFGVKEVLKAREQRELSGIHGAIPELIEFDDQLVEAMETALGAQAQHVVVDTEKSAREAIQWLKKTNKGRATFLPINAMKPKQIPANFVEMLKQDDEFVGVAVDLIQFDSTYQTVMGALLGNVIISRTLEGANRFAQQTGRRYRIVTLDGDVVNPGGSMSGGAKKKNNQSLFTRDRELKTLTKKYKEYQVRVTDYEKQLQTQKESLTELRAQKDTLYQKLDELRMSHQKHQSEYKESKLSLEHLNDQLSIYDQDKMQQEQDRKLLEEQQTKIDADLESLDERLTTLDQKIETLTDQLQNFEAKEEELKHNLQRLQVQQAEVKSQLTNQKEKVAKTESEMAEYQEVQNSKEKQLQQLIDVKNSQQTEDEIEQQIEDKKQQKQSSQESLQELRDTRSASQQNVNTLDESIRLAQKEEYDLQQNIQAIEISRNRLDLDLDNRLQLLENEYSMTFEKAKADFPAPDNLENAKEQVKLIKKSIEELGTVNIGAIEEYDRIKERYEFLTSQQTDLVEAKRTLYEIIAEMDEEMTRRFDETFSQIKEEFTVVFQRLFGGGHAELKLTDPDQLLETGVDIIAQPPGKKLQQLGLLSGGERALTAIALLFAILRVRPVPFCVLDEVEAALDEANVARFAQYLKHYSKHTQFIVITHRKGTMEEADVLYGVTMQESGVSRLVSVKLEEAPELLEA from the coding sequence ATGGAAGGCAAAAAGAATGTTCAATCCAGTAAATGGCAACATTTATATGAGGAACGCAGTGAACTTGTCCAAGCAGTCGAGCGAACAGAAGCTGTAGTAAACCAGGAGAGCAAAGCGTTACAAGAAGTACAAGAATCGTATCAGCAAACCGAGCGAAAGGTATCTGCAGAAGATAAAATGCTCGACGATATGCAACAGAAATTATATAAAGGATATCAAATGCTCGAGAATTTGAAATCTAAGAAAGAAATGCTCGAAGACTTGAAAGAAGATTTCCAAGGCTTTTATTTTGGAGTCAAAGAAGTGTTGAAGGCTCGTGAACAGCGTGAATTATCAGGTATCCATGGTGCAATACCTGAGCTTATTGAATTTGATGATCAGCTGGTTGAAGCGATGGAGACAGCATTGGGTGCACAAGCTCAGCATGTCGTTGTCGATACAGAAAAATCAGCACGTGAAGCCATTCAATGGCTAAAAAAAACAAATAAAGGGCGCGCAACCTTCTTACCTATTAATGCGATGAAACCGAAACAAATACCGGCTAATTTCGTTGAAATGCTCAAACAAGATGATGAATTTGTTGGGGTAGCCGTAGATTTAATTCAATTTGATTCTACATATCAAACCGTAATGGGGGCACTATTAGGAAATGTTATCATTTCTAGAACATTAGAAGGTGCCAACCGTTTCGCCCAGCAGACTGGCAGGAGGTATCGGATTGTCACATTAGATGGTGATGTCGTAAACCCTGGAGGCTCCATGTCTGGTGGTGCCAAGAAAAAGAATAACCAGTCATTATTTACGAGAGATCGTGAACTAAAGACATTAACTAAAAAGTACAAGGAATACCAGGTACGCGTGACCGATTACGAAAAACAACTGCAAACACAAAAAGAATCACTGACAGAATTGCGTGCGCAAAAAGACACTCTGTACCAAAAGCTGGATGAATTACGTATGAGTCATCAAAAGCATCAAAGTGAGTATAAAGAGTCTAAATTATCACTTGAACATTTGAATGATCAGCTATCTATTTATGATCAGGATAAGATGCAACAGGAACAGGACAGGAAACTGTTAGAAGAACAACAAACCAAGATTGATGCTGATTTAGAATCGCTGGACGAGCGCTTAACTACCCTTGATCAGAAGATTGAAACCTTAACAGACCAGCTTCAAAACTTTGAGGCGAAAGAAGAGGAATTGAAGCACAATCTTCAACGATTACAAGTACAGCAGGCTGAAGTAAAAAGTCAGTTAACTAACCAAAAAGAAAAAGTTGCAAAAACAGAATCGGAAATGGCAGAATATCAGGAAGTGCAAAACTCGAAAGAAAAACAATTGCAGCAACTGATTGATGTGAAAAATAGTCAACAGACGGAAGATGAGATTGAGCAACAAATTGAAGATAAAAAACAGCAAAAACAAAGTAGCCAGGAATCGTTGCAAGAACTAAGAGATACTCGTTCTGCAAGTCAGCAAAACGTGAACACACTTGATGAATCAATCAGACTTGCACAAAAAGAAGAATATGATTTGCAGCAAAACATTCAAGCAATAGAAATTAGTCGAAATCGCTTAGATCTCGATTTGGATAACAGGCTGCAACTGCTGGAGAATGAGTACAGCATGACCTTCGAAAAAGCAAAGGCAGATTTTCCTGCACCAGATAATTTAGAGAATGCCAAAGAGCAAGTAAAACTGATTAAAAAATCAATTGAAGAACTTGGTACTGTGAATATTGGGGCAATTGAGGAATATGACCGGATTAAAGAACGGTATGAATTTCTGACAAGCCAGCAAACAGATCTCGTCGAAGCCAAACGGACCTTATACGAAATTATTGCTGAAATGGATGAGGAGATGACGCGACGGTTCGATGAAACCTTCTCACAAATCAAAGAAGAATTCACAGTTGTCTTCCAACGATTATTTGGTGGAGGGCATGCAGAACTGAAATTAACCGATCCGGATCAGTTATTGGAGACGGGCGTTGATATTATTGCCCAGCCTCCAGGTAAGAAGTTACAGCAATTAGGCTTGCTTTCAGGTGGTGAACGTGCCTTAACAGCCATTGCACTACTGTTTGCGATACTTCGCGTTCGTCCGGTGCCGTTCTGTGTGCTTGATGAAGTGGAAGCAGCACTTGATGAAGCGAATGTAGCGAGATTTGCCCAATATTTAAAACATTATAGTAAACATACGCAATTTATTGTCATTACACATCGTAAAGGTACAATGGAAGAAGCTGATGTATTATATGGTGTGACCATGCAAGAATCAGGTGTTTCCCGATTAGTGTCTGTGAAGCTGGAAGAAGCGCCGGAATTGTTAGAAGCATAA
- the ftsY gene encoding signal recognition particle-docking protein FtsY — MSFLKKLKDKFQSNNQEQEEVTDKYKDGLSKTRKSFSEKINDLVARYRKVDEEFFEDLEEVLIAADVGVTTVMELIEELEMEVKRRNIKDTKEVKEVISEKLVEIYQGEDNETEDTSLNMQQDELTVILFVGVNGVGKTTTIGKLAHQLKTEGKQVLLTAGDTFRAGAIQQLNEWGNRVGVDVIKHSEGSDPAAVIYDGIQAAKSRNADVLLCDTAGRLQNKVNLMNELAKVKRVIEREVPNAPHEVLLVLDATTGQNALSQAKTFSQSTEVSGIVLTKLDGTAKGGIVLAIRNELGIPVKLVGLGEKVTDLQTFDPQAFVYGLFADMIEEE, encoded by the coding sequence GTGAGTTTCCTAAAAAAATTAAAAGATAAATTCCAATCCAATAATCAAGAACAAGAGGAAGTTACAGACAAATATAAAGATGGTCTGAGTAAGACAAGAAAATCCTTTTCAGAAAAAATTAACGACCTAGTTGCCCGCTATCGAAAAGTAGATGAAGAATTCTTCGAAGACTTGGAAGAAGTATTGATAGCTGCAGATGTTGGTGTTACAACTGTTATGGAATTAATTGAAGAGCTGGAAATGGAAGTGAAACGTCGTAACATTAAAGATACAAAAGAAGTTAAAGAAGTGATTTCAGAAAAGCTTGTAGAGATTTACCAGGGAGAAGATAATGAAACAGAAGATACCTCCTTAAATATGCAACAAGATGAGTTGACTGTTATTTTGTTTGTAGGTGTCAACGGAGTTGGAAAAACAACAACCATCGGAAAACTGGCGCACCAATTAAAAACAGAAGGAAAACAAGTTCTGCTTACTGCTGGTGATACGTTCCGTGCCGGTGCTATTCAGCAATTAAATGAATGGGGGAACCGTGTCGGTGTTGATGTTATCAAGCATAGCGAAGGAAGTGATCCGGCAGCAGTTATCTATGATGGGATTCAGGCTGCGAAATCACGGAATGCCGATGTTTTATTATGTGATACAGCAGGACGTCTGCAAAATAAAGTCAACCTGATGAATGAACTAGCCAAAGTGAAACGTGTCATTGAACGCGAAGTACCAAACGCACCACATGAAGTGTTATTAGTACTAGATGCAACTACAGGACAGAATGCACTAAGCCAAGCGAAAACATTCTCTCAATCAACCGAGGTGTCAGGAATCGTCTTAACGAAACTAGATGGTACGGCAAAAGGTGGTATTGTGCTTGCTATTCGTAATGAACTGGGGATCCCGGTTAAACTCGTCGGTTTAGGTGAGAAGGTGACCGACCTGCAAACTTTTGATCCTCAGGCATTTGTCTATGGACTATTTGCAGATATGATCGAAGAAGAGTAA